The Streptomyces sp. NBC_01255 genome window below encodes:
- a CDS encoding sensor histidine kinase, with amino-acid sequence MLRDDLRTLWTEPRPPDAPARVLRDWALLAAGLAGVALEATLRENVVWRPVAVVFAVWLCLLPLWRRTRPLAMVTLAFGSVSLLPVASLVAAPRESVGLYTGAVVLVLVYALPRWGSGREIVLGGAVILAVGALCVVTDGTPVVEKVVGFVFLLMPGVVGAAVRFRVTARERQLEQVRSREREQLARELHDTVAHHVSAMVIIAQAGRVLAGTDPSAAVEALEGVEEEGARTLEEMRAMVAALRDRGVGAELAPPAGVADLERLVRTPGGRLRVDLGLDGELDALPPAVDAAVYRIVQESVTNALRHAVDATELVVRVAAERHTVRVSVRDNGRRTGRGRDGYGLTGLRERATLLGGTLRAGPGTDRGWHVDAELPRARSESGVHSRPRR; translated from the coding sequence GTGCTCCGAGACGACCTGCGAACCCTGTGGACCGAACCCCGGCCGCCCGACGCGCCCGCCCGGGTGCTGCGGGACTGGGCGCTGCTCGCCGCGGGCCTTGCCGGTGTGGCGCTGGAGGCCACCCTGCGCGAGAACGTCGTGTGGCGGCCGGTGGCGGTGGTGTTCGCCGTATGGCTGTGCCTGCTGCCCCTGTGGCGCCGGACCCGCCCGCTGGCGATGGTGACGCTGGCGTTCGGCTCGGTGAGCCTGCTTCCGGTGGCCTCGCTCGTCGCCGCACCGCGCGAGTCCGTCGGCCTGTACACCGGCGCGGTCGTGCTCGTGCTGGTGTACGCGCTGCCCCGGTGGGGATCGGGACGGGAGATCGTGCTGGGCGGCGCGGTGATCCTCGCGGTCGGCGCGCTGTGTGTCGTCACGGACGGGACCCCGGTCGTCGAAAAGGTCGTGGGCTTCGTCTTCCTGCTGATGCCCGGCGTGGTCGGGGCTGCCGTGCGGTTCCGGGTGACCGCTCGCGAGCGGCAGTTGGAGCAGGTGCGCTCCCGCGAGCGCGAGCAGCTCGCCCGGGAACTGCACGACACGGTGGCCCACCACGTGTCGGCCATGGTGATCATCGCCCAGGCGGGCCGGGTGCTCGCGGGCACCGACCCGTCCGCCGCCGTCGAGGCGCTGGAGGGGGTCGAGGAGGAAGGGGCGCGCACGCTGGAGGAAATGCGCGCCATGGTCGCCGCGCTGCGCGACCGCGGGGTCGGCGCCGAGCTGGCGCCGCCTGCCGGAGTCGCGGACCTGGAGCGCCTGGTGCGCACCCCGGGTGGTCGCCTCAGGGTCGACCTGGGGCTCGACGGCGAACTGGACGCGCTGCCCCCGGCCGTGGACGCGGCCGTCTACCGGATCGTGCAGGAGTCGGTGACCAACGCGCTGCGCCATGCGGTCGACGCGACCGAGCTCGTCGTTCGGGTCGCCGCGGAACGGCACACGGTACGGGTGAGCGTGCGCGACAACGGCCGGCGCACCGGCCGGGGTCGCGACGGATACGGACTTACCGGATTGCGCGAGCGCGCGACGCTGCTCGGCGGCACACTACGAGCCGGCCCGGGTACCGACCGGGGCTGGCATGTCGACGCCGAACTGCCGAGAGCGAGGAGCGAGAGCGGTGTCCATTCGCGTCCTCGTCGCTGA
- a CDS encoding response regulator transcription factor → MSIRVLVADDQTIIRAGLRIMLNAQPGIEVVGEAADGREAVRLARELRPDVCLFDIRMPVLDGLEATRLVAGPGVADPLAVVVITTFDLDEYVYGALRAGARGFLLKDTGPDLLAQAVRSASGGEALIAPSVTVRLLQAFADLPAGRPVAQPVSPVTAREEQVLLAVARGLTNTEIADALHISLSTVKTHLASLMAKLGARNRVEIAMWAYETRRILPGT, encoded by the coding sequence GTGTCCATTCGCGTCCTCGTCGCTGACGACCAGACGATCATCCGCGCCGGGTTGCGGATCATGCTGAACGCCCAGCCCGGCATCGAGGTGGTCGGCGAGGCCGCCGACGGGCGGGAGGCGGTACGTCTGGCCCGCGAACTGCGCCCCGACGTCTGTCTGTTCGACATTCGTATGCCTGTACTCGACGGGCTCGAGGCCACCCGGCTGGTCGCCGGCCCGGGCGTCGCCGACCCGCTGGCCGTGGTCGTCATCACCACGTTCGACCTCGACGAGTACGTCTACGGCGCGCTGCGTGCCGGCGCCCGCGGATTCCTCCTCAAGGACACGGGACCAGACCTTCTGGCCCAGGCCGTACGGTCGGCGTCCGGCGGTGAGGCGCTCATCGCGCCCAGCGTCACCGTCCGTCTGCTCCAGGCATTCGCGGACCTGCCCGCCGGCCGGCCCGTGGCCCAGCCGGTCTCCCCCGTCACCGCCCGGGAGGAGCAGGTGCTCCTCGCCGTCGCTCGCGGGCTGACCAACACCGAGATCGCCGATGCACTGCACATCAGCCTCAGCACGGTGAAGACGCATCTGGCCAGCCTGATGGCCAAACTCGGCGCCCGCAACCGGGTCGAGATCGCGATGTGGGCCTACGAAACGCGCCGTATCCTCCCCGGAACCTGA
- a CDS encoding aminoglycoside phosphotransferase family protein, whose translation MYTASSSVSAPPRPQHRIVPAGAGPYLAPAPQAVRPRRWTGGTGTQPVSGRIDLSGPQGAQLKMAIAAVHRICPEFNPVQVLRRSGRSVLIVGTTGRTTAVAKCLLDHSPAWVERFRHEIASYRSFVRHRPPVRAPRLIAADPENCTLVIERMPGRAAALSRHPVEAPPRADVRAALGAIARLNAWRPPAGTFDAPLDYGTRIARYHELGLFTDRDRDDLQKLLHGLAHAGGRQGMGQFCHGDALLSNILLSPAGPVLVDWEHAGWYLPGYDLATLWAVLGDAPLARRQISQLAQQAGPASRDAFLVNLMIVLTREIRTYETAVQRTIKEAPPAGTVPVPSGVLSAGEEQRLLLRRLHDDCAMARRAVRAAVGTR comes from the coding sequence CCGTACCTCGCCCCCGCGCCCCAGGCCGTACGGCCCCGGCGCTGGACGGGCGGCACCGGCACGCAGCCGGTGAGCGGGAGAATCGACCTGTCCGGCCCGCAGGGGGCGCAGCTGAAGATGGCGATCGCCGCGGTCCACCGCATCTGCCCGGAGTTCAACCCGGTCCAGGTGCTGCGACGCAGCGGGCGCTCCGTCCTGATCGTCGGGACGACCGGACGGACCACGGCGGTCGCGAAGTGTTTACTGGACCACTCCCCCGCGTGGGTCGAGCGGTTCCGGCACGAAATAGCGTCCTACCGGTCCTTCGTCCGTCACCGCCCGCCGGTGCGGGCGCCCCGGCTCATCGCCGCGGACCCGGAGAACTGCACGCTGGTGATCGAGCGGATGCCCGGACGGGCGGCGGCGCTCTCGCGCCACCCCGTCGAGGCCCCGCCGCGCGCCGACGTGCGGGCCGCACTCGGAGCGATCGCCCGGCTCAACGCCTGGCGGCCGCCGGCCGGGACCTTCGACGCCCCGCTGGACTACGGGACACGGATCGCGCGCTACCACGAGCTCGGTCTCTTCACCGACCGGGACCGGGACGACCTGCAGAAGCTGCTGCACGGTCTGGCCCACGCGGGCGGCCGGCAGGGCATGGGCCAGTTCTGCCACGGCGACGCCCTGCTCTCCAACATCCTGCTCTCCCCCGCCGGTCCCGTCCTCGTCGACTGGGAGCACGCGGGCTGGTACCTGCCCGGCTACGACCTGGCGACCCTGTGGGCGGTGCTCGGTGACGCACCGCTGGCCCGGCGCCAGATCAGTCAGCTCGCCCAGCAGGCGGGCCCGGCCTCCCGGGACGCCTTCCTGGTGAACCTGATGATCGTGCTGACGCGGGAGATCCGTACCTACGAGACGGCGGTGCAGCGCACCATCAAGGAGGCTCCGCCGGCCGGGACGGTCCCGGTGCCCTCCGGCGTGCTCTCCGCGGGTGAGGAGCAGCGGCTGCTGCTGAGGCGGCTGCACGACGACTGCGCCATGGCACGGCGGGCCGTGCGCGCGGCGGTCGGAACGCGCTGA